From the genome of Aspergillus oryzae RIB40 DNA, chromosome 4:
CCGACCAGTCGAATCCATCAGCATCGGCATCTTCCCTTCCGGCAGAGAACGCTTCCAAATCTCCACCTCACACCCACCCCGCAGAACCGCAACCCGCATAGTCGAAAGCAAATTATGAGCCGCATTAGAATGGTTATAGACCCCACCATTAAAGATAGCCGTAGCGTCTTTACCAACGGCCGACGAAATAAACGCCTTGCCACCAGGATGCTCCTTGATAAAACTCGTAATATCATGAATAACGCCCCCGATAGTAACAAGGGCCCTGCCGTTCTTGGCTTCGGCCACGAACTCGTCCCAGTCCATTACGGGGAGTTGATCAAGGGGAATACCCCAGTCGAGAGTAGAGCGCTTTTGATCGAGCTTCTTTTGCAATTGCTGGATGCGACCTTTTTCGATCTCATTCTGGCGGAATTGCTTGAGATCGTAGGCGAGACCGAGCTGCTTCCAGATCCAGATGGACCATTTTGTTGGATCGTATTGCCACCATTCGATCGCGTTGCGGTAGTCGGATGGAAACTCGTGGTGGAAGTTATGGTAACCCTCGCCGAGGGTTACGAAGGCGGTTATGACGTGGTCTCTTGGGGAATTGCGATCATCGAAGGGTTGTTCGCCGATCCAATGGGCAAGGGAATTCACACAAAAGGTGGCTTGTTGAATGAAGAAAACGCGGAGGATTCCAGCGTACACGAATCCACCAAGCCAATCACCCCAGCCTAGGCCGCAGACCAACGTCGGAAAGACGAGACACATGAACAGAGCTGACTTGATATAGTTGGTATGCTGCCAGACGACGACGGGATCGGCGTCAAGATCAGTGACGTCCGTGCGACCGATTCGTTTCGGGTTCTGCTTCAGAACCATCCAGCCAATATGCGAATACCAGAATCCTTTTTGGACGGAGTATGGGTCCTTCTCTGTATCCGTGTATCGGTGATGGGAACGGTGGCCGCGGGACCACCATCGGATCGAGCCTTGTCCTGCACCGGCTCCTGCGGCGGCTAGGTAGATCCTCAATGGGAGAGTTGCTTTGTAGCATCTGTGGGCCCAGCAGCGGTGGTATCCTACCACCTGTCAGACATTGGATGAGAGCTCGAAGTCAGGGAGTCATACCGGCCGTGATGCCAAGACCTGCGTTGAAGTAGTATACCACGGCGAAGATGCCCGTATAGAGATGGAGAGGTGTCCAGTATGCTCCAAGGCAGCCTAGGAAGGGAATGAAGAGAATAAAGAAACAGTTCAACCAGTTGACATGCTTGTACCAGTTGCCCCAAGTGATGGGTTGCTCAGTGATGTGCGGCTGGTTGGAGGTGTACTTTTTCCTCATGGGGACATAGTCTGTAGTGCCATCGTTTAAAGTAGCAACTGTCGGTGATTTTGCATCGAGCGCCATCTTGGGCTCTTTGACACTAGAGGTCCAGTATGATAGTCTAGAATGTATGATGGTCTAGAGTAATGTGAGGAAAGAACGATGTTTTACTCTGTGAAAGTGTGTAACCCCAGGCCAGCAGTTGGCTGCTATGTATATGAATACGAACTACATTATTAGTGGCATGATTCAAGTGACATTAAAATTTCCGCTCAACAGTTGGATTCCAGAGAGAATGAAAGGGAGTGAATCTGTACGGGTGTTGTCCTAGAAGACGTTGGGGCTAAATTGTTGGGGAACGGGTGGTCTGACTCAGTCAGCCCTAAGAAAATTCGAAACAGTTGACTATCTTGGTTGACCCAACCCTAGGCCAATGGCTTAAATTGTGTCACTAACCAAGTGATATGCCTAATATTCTGACTCCCAACCATCCATATGTACCTCGGTCATCGCCGTCACATGCACCTCTGCCATACGTACAGGTCGAGGTGTTCTGGTGCAGCGATCACTAGCGCTCATTGATTGTAAGTTTCACACCTCAACCGTAGAACCTGGATTTTATCATAGGGCCGAAATGCTACTCTGCTAGCTAGCATGGAGGTAGGACAAAAGTAGCTAGGCTTCGGGTTACGCAACAAGAAGACTGAGCGCCGCTGGGTATGGATTAGGAACAACTAGGCTATCCGCACGAGATTGAACCATAGCACCGTTTCCCGAATATGGATCCCTAAAGCTGATCTTAACAAATGTAGACTTAATCTCATTGATTGAGGGTCATTCCGAGAAAGGGTAGAGACGCATTTGCACATATTGATGTGCAGGAGATTGGCGATCAAAGTGTATATCTGTCGCAATACTTTTCCATGTCGTAAAGCAAACAAGTATCGAAAGTTACAAATTACTTAGAAAGATCTCGGAGTCATATGATTGAAAACTTGGTACAGAAAAACCATAACAACACTAATTATACATTACTGGGGTTATACATTAATGAACTAGGGGAAGGGCCGCGTCAAAATTACTTCAGAATCCTTGCGAACCTGCGAATTGCTACGATTTCAGAACCGAAGCTCCACTAGACCACTCCATAGTATATAAGCCACGCACCAGGTCTGCTGGCTTTAAGATTGCCATAATGAGTCAATGAGCCAGAAACAAGTGCTCCTTGAACATGACTCCGACATTCTGTCTTGACGTCCTGCAATAAGTTTCGGTCCTGCGACTACCCACACTCTGCTGATGACAATAGAGTAGGGAAAGATGAAGGCAACCCCATGCTCACGTCCACAGGGTCTACCCTGTCCGGTTCAAGCTCAGTCAGGTTACGATGAGGAAATTGGCAGAACAGTTCAATGGCTTCCGATAACCTATCCGCCATCCACTCGACGCTAGCCTGATCTAGGACGTTTGCAGGACTAGCGATGACTAGGTCAAGAGAGTCCTGGCGCTCAATCGAGATCACATCAACCTGGCCAGCAGACGGCCGAGAGCTGGCCCAGGTGATATTAGAAAATGAATTTAGGCCGCCTAGCTCCAGGGGCTCGCTTGCCGACTGAAGGGGTTGGTGATGCACAAGGCATCCGAATTTGGCATCTTCCGGCCAGTTGGTGCATTGTCGAACAATATCGCGGAGGCCTACAGCATCGTGCGGCACCGTTGCAACGTGCTGGGCTTGGGTATGGCGCAAAAGATCGGATACCGTCCAATTGGGATCAATAGTGACGCGAACGGGTAGGAATGTGACGCAAGGTCCAAAGACCTTGTCAATATTCGGGAGGTCAGAGCCGCGCCCATGGACAACCTGGCCGAGGATTATATCATATTGCGATTGGTATCGTGCAAAGAGCCATGCTAAAGCTGCCTTGATAAGTGTAGCCACTGTTGCTCCAGCCATAGGAACTGGCCGGCGTATCTCTCTCCGGGCGGTAGTAGGCGACATATTGTCTCCAGGTGGATCGGGCAGCGAAGTAATGCACAGCGGATCGAGAGCATTGGAGGAAGCTCCTCGGAGGTAGTCTGTCCAAAATGATAAACTGCGAGGATGCTCTTTCCCCAGTCGATGATGCAAAACGTCCGTCAATTCGGTGGCAGCTGGTAGTGGCTCCCCGTTGTAGGCAGACTTAATTGCATTCCAGAGGATGGGGAGACAAGCGCCGTCATACTGAGCATGGGAGATCCGCGCAATAAAAGCGCATGTTTTAGATGATGTGCTCGTCAGTGTCGAGAAGCTTACAGGAACAGTTCCAAGTGGCGTAGACGGAGTCGCTTGTCGCTTCGTTTCCAACTGTAAGTATGCTTCTGCGTCCTCAACTTCCAGTTCAGTGAACTCTGGCTCAAGGTCCCGTAGAATCACCTGGAACAACAGGTGGTCCACGGTGACAAAGACCGTTCGCAAAATGCTGTACTGGGATACCACTGTGCAGCATGCCTTTCGCAGACGATTGGTGTCAAGAGACATTGGGAAAAGTTCTGCGAAGTTCACTATAGATGAAGAACCTAGGTAATAAGATTGACTGTCCAGTACAGGCAGAATGCTTTGCACATTATCATGACTGAAGGGAGACCCGTTATCGAAGAAAGACCGGAAGATTTCTGCCGAATGAGAGTCCGCAACGAGCGATATAGCCGGGCTCTCTTGTATGACAGAGACTGGGGCATGCTTTCCATCTACGACAGAAGCCCAGCCCCGAATAGTAGGGTCTCGAAGGACCTCATGAGGGGTGATGTCAAGACCGCCAGCCTGGGCATGGGCGGCAATCTTCATAGCGATGATCGAATCGCCgccaagatggaagagaCTGTCATCGGCACTGATGCTGTGCGGAGCGAGCTTGAGAAGCTGGCTTAAAATCATCTGGAACTTCTTTTCAGTGGCTGTTTTAAGTGATCGCTTGGATGGTTCTGCCACGCATCGCGCGGATTGGCGATCACTGGGGTGGAGTGCTACTATCGCGTCCCGCAAAAGTCGACGATCCGTCTTGCCTGATTTTTGACGTGGGACAACTACCATGGGCAAGAACAGATCGGGGACCATGAAGCTGGGGAGGACCTCTCGAAGTCGTTGGGCTGCGATCGCTGCATCGTCGTCAAATTCCGGGCTTGGAGAGGTTAACACGTCACGCTCTAGCGAGGAATTTGATATTGACTGTTTAGTGAGGTCTTTCCAGTGGATACAGGCGACTATTCGTGGGTGCACTGAGGGCTCACCCCCCGAAGCCGTTGCTGAATCCTGCGGGAGCATGATCTGCTCGGCAACTACGTCTGCTGCCCCAGGAAAGCAACGGGCTGTATGGTactcgatatcctcgagcTCCACGCGCTGCCCACGTACCTTGATCTGCCGGTCTTTGCGACCCTCGTATCGTAAACTACCATCCGAGGTGTTGTATCGAACCAAGTCACCAGTCTTGTACAGACGCCAGGACGATATGTCCTTCGGGAAGAGTGATTGCAACCAAGCAGGGGGCTCAATGAAGGCGTCGGCAGTCCTCTTGAGGTCGTTGATATAGCCCAAACCAACGGGCGGACCACTGATGACCAACTCTCCGATGGCACCGATGGGCAGTAGTCGATGGTGGTCGTTCTGATCGACCACCCAGAAGTGTACCCCTAGGGCGTAGCCCATGTCCTTCGGATCACAACCAGTAACAATGCGGGATGTTGCGGTATTCAAGACAGAACACTCGGTTGGACCGTAAGCATTCATCAAGCGACAGACATTAGCCCATTGTTTTATATGCGAGGTGGACATGGGTTCGCCCAGGAGGACAAGGGTTTCTACCCAAGATGCCCTGCCGGCGTCTAGCATCCCAGCAATGGATGGCGTCACAAATGCATGGGTAACTACAATCGGACATACTCCATCCAGCAGCATGCGATTGCGCTCCGACTCGGACATCACGCATACTGTACCTCCCGCAACTAACGTCGTCAGAATTTCCATCACTGACACATCAAACGCGTACGAAGAGAATTGTAATACTCGGGACCCGAGGCCAATGGAGAACGCTCGCATCTGCGCCTgagcagcagcaaggaaTGATACATGCGGAATCATAACTCCTTTGGGAGACCCAGTAGTTCCCGATGTGAAGAGCACATACGCTGGTTGTTCTGGATCAACGATTACCGGTATGTCTGCTGTTCTCGCGCTGTGGTCATAGTTCCTATCCCCGATCACAATTACGTTGTCCGCTAACTTCGAACCAATATGTGCTTGAGTCACTGAAGTAAGGACAAAGCATGCATCTACACGCCGGCAAAGCTCCTGAAGCCTGGTGATAGGATGTGTTGGGTCTAATGGCACGAAGGTGGCGCCGGCCTTCATCACAGCCAGCATGGCCACCGTCGTCCACCGCGACTTTTCGAAACAAAGGGGAACGTAAGTAGCTGGTGTGACCCCTCGGACGACTATATACGCAGCCAATTGTGTGCTCTGAATTTCCAGCTGAGCATAGCTGAAAGACCCATCGAATCCACAAACAGCTGGAGCACTCGGCTGACGCAGGGCAACTTGAGTGACTGCCTGATGCACACAGTGGAACTCTGGCTCGTGCAGTGCAGTGTTCCAGCGCAGCAACCGTTCATGGTCATTGACGCTTAGAAGATGTAAGTCGCCGACCTTTGTACGGGGATTGCGAAGAATAGACGAAATCGCCTCTGAAAAGTAATCTGCTAATTGTGTGGCCAAGATGGTTGAGACTCGAGAGGGGCGATATGACATAGATACTCGGACACCTCCATGTTGGTCTATCAAAGCATAGAGCATAATGTCTTGCTGTTGATTTTGTCTCGGATTAGTAAGAGTCCTGACTAGCCACATGTGGGGATGCGTAAATGAACTAGTTTACTGCAGTTCTGATGTCTGCGAATAATACGGCAACACGAACTAGGGAAGAAATTACTCACCGAAGTTGGATCAAGCCCACCGACTGGCTCGAACGTGAGGGAGGATTCACATGGCTCTGATCCATTGTCAGGAAGGGCATACTGGACATTGATGGCCGTGGAGGCCAGCTCTTGCACCGTGACACCTGCTGCTCGTGCGATCTCCGATAACGGGAAGGTTTGGAAGGATAGGATGTGACCATAGTTTTCTTGCAGAGAAAGAGCAGCCTGATCAAGCGATAAATGCGGTGCCAGACGCACTCGACATACTGCCATGTTGGCTATCTGGCCAACCGTGTACTGAATGTTTTTTACTGGGACATGGCGGCCTTCGGTCAGAACCCCAAAACAAACATCATCCGATCCGGAGAAGGCGCCTAGGGCCATGGCCCAAGCGAAATAGAGGAGGTTTGATGCCGTCCAGTCTGTCCGTCGACAGAATGTGTTAATATCCATCCCACTGCAGGCCAAAGGAACCTCCAGCCGCTCCAAAGGCTTGGTAGGTTTGTCATCTGCCGTCCAAGGATATGGAAGGGAGAGGGGCTGCATCCCCGTCAGGTACGAGCTCCAGTACGCACGCGCGGGCTCTTGCGGCTGCTTATGGACGAAATGAAGATAATCATGATACGCATCCTGCGCGCCGTGGGAGAGATCTTGACCGTCATAAAGGGATTTTAAGTCCTGCACTAATAATGAGACGGACGTCGCATCGATAATGGCATGGTTAATGTCCAGCCGGCAGAACACAGATCCATTCGCCGAGTGGCAAATGGTGAATTGGTGTGGGATATCACTGTCTCGTCGGACGTCCTCAGTTAGGCAGATAGGCAAACCCTTGCTGTCGATTGGCGACTCAGGAAGAATGTAGACAGGTGCATCGATGTGACGGAATAAACGGAGCTGGAAACCATCACCTTCTAGCTTTGCATCGTTTTTAAATACAGCTCTTAATGCGCCATGTCGGGCGACAACCTGTTGCCATGCTCCTACCAGACGATCAAGGTCGACCGGTGCATTGCCACTCCCTCGAACCTTCCAAATGAAATAGGGAGCATAGCTGAGAGGGTCTTGCATTTGAGTCAGCAATATACCGCATTGGACAGGCGTGCAAGGTAAGAGCTCCTCGGCCTTGTCAGTCGAAGATGTTTCGACACCGGCACCAACATTTCCCCCTTGACGGTCCTGTTCGGCCGCTTGGTGCCCAGTGGCCTGAGGTACAGGTATGAATTGAGCAAATTTCTCCACGATACGCCGGATAGACTTCCACTGGAAGAGGTCCGCCACGGCGTGTTCAATGCCCGCTGCACGGGCTTGACTTGTGGCCTGCATGGCAGATATGGAATCCCCGCCTAATCGGAAGAAGCTGTCTTCTGCCCCGATATTCTCGGGCGAAATCCCAAGAGCTTGTGCCCAGATCGACTGCAGGAGCCGTTCCACGTCGGATGACATGGCCTTATGCCTTCCTGGAGCGGTACCGGTGCTACCCTGTTCCAGCTGTTGGCGTGTCATTGATGAAGCTGCCTGTCTCAGTCCGCGACGGTCGACTTTGCCGCCAACCGTACGAGGCATTTGCCGCAAGGGGACAAAGATACTGGGCACCATATAATCTGGGAGGCACTCTGCCAGTTTGGATTCAGTCGCCTTGACGTGGTCAGGAAAGCTGGGGATAGCAACAATGTCAAGTCGCTGTTCACCAAGCTCGGGAGGCTTTTCGGTGTCCTGCCCTTCCCCTCCAACGGAGAGAAAGGCAACTAAACAGGGGGCTCCCCGGCCATCAATGGGGGTTAAAATTTCAGCAACAACGTCAGTCAGTATCCCTGGGAAAGATCGCTGAATTTGCTCCTCAATTTCCTGAAGCTCCAAGCGCTGACCTCGTAGTTTTGCTTGTGTATCCTTCCGTCCATGGTACACCAGCGAGCCGTCATCCTCGTAGCAGACCAGATCACCAGTGCGGTACATCTTAGGTTGGCTCATATTGCTCTCTAGCCCAAAGCCCTCTAACCATGCTGGTCCCCTGATGAACGCGGCGGCTGTTTGATCTGGGTCATTCAGGTAACCCCGACCAAGGAGAGGGCCCTGCAAAACTAGCTCGCCTACAGCACCGATTGGAGCCAGTTGATAAGGGTTCCGTGGATCAGTGATCCATCCAACGCTAGCCACGGAATGACCGATACTGGCTGGCGTGGTCCCAAGGGTGCAATTTGATTGCATACTTGACAAGATGGTGCATTCAGCAGGCCCGTAGAGATTCATCAGGCGCACCTTCCCCATCCACTTGACAAAGTCATCGCGCCGAGCGGCTTCTCCGACAAGCATTAAGGTACGCACAGAGCCTAAGGCATTCTGTGGTAACGCACGCGCTAGCGACGGCGTCAGCAACGCATGTGAGGGCCGAAGGTCTTGTACAGCTTCGGCGAATCGCTCTTTGCGACCTGCCTCTGATGGAACACAGACACAAGCACCTGCGATGAGTGTGCTAAGCGTTTCCAAGATACTAACATCAAAAGCATATGACCCAAAGTGAAGAATTCGGGCATCAGGAGCGATTCTTGCCCGCCGCGCGTATTCTTGAGTCATTGTGACAAACGGTCCATGATTGATAATGATGCCTTTCGGCTTACCAGTTGAGCCGGATGTAAAGAC
Proteins encoded in this window:
- a CDS encoding acyl-CoA desaturase (fatty acid desaturase), with amino-acid sequence MALDAKSPTVATLNDGTTDYVPMRKKYTSNQPHITEQPITWGNWYKHVNWLNCFFILFIPFLGCLGAYWTPLHLYTGIFAVVYYFNAGLGITAGYHRCWAHRCYKATLPLRIYLAAAGAGAGQGSIRWWSRGHRSHHRYTDTEKDPYSVQKGFWYSHIGWMVLKQNPKRIGRTDVTDLDADPVVVWQHTNYIKSALFMCLVFPTLVCGLGWGDWLGGFVYAGILRVFFIQQATFCVNSLAHWIGEQPFDDRNSPRDHVITAFVTLGEGYHNFHHEFPSDYRNAIEWWQYDPTKWSIWIWKQLGLAYDLKQFRQNEIEKGRIQQLQKKLDQKRSTLDWGIPLDQLPVMDWDEFVAEAKNGRALVTIGGVIHDITSFIKEHPGGKAFISSAVGKDATAIFNGGVYNHSNAAHNLLSTMRVAVLRGGCEVEIWKRSLPEGKMPMLMDSTGRRIVRAGDQVTRMVQPVPMVSA